The genome window GGATTTACGGGATCGGGCTCGTCCAGAGACGATGGAAGTACGCCGTCGGAGCGGAGCTGGCTCGTCGCTCGGAGCCGGACTCCTTGAGCGAAGGGGTTTTGACCGTCCGGGTGACCGATCCCGCCTGGGGGCGCATGCTCATGAAGCTCGGCAAACGGATCGTCCCCAGGCTCAACCAGGCCCTAGGCATACGACTCGTTCGCCGTATCAATTTCAAGACGGTGAGGCGGCTGGAGCAGGCGCCGGTGTCGCCTGGACCATCGAGCCCCCGCTCGGTCGGAATCGTGCTCCCCGTGAGCGTGGCGAAGGCGGCGGACGCCATCGAGGATTCCGAGCTTCGCGCGCTCGTGGGACGAACCGCGGCCCGGTATCTCGCCTTCCGAAAGAACACCGAAAGAAGAAGGACGTGAACCGATGCGAGAGACTTTCATCGTCAGCTCTGTTCGTACTCCCACGGGGAAGTTCCTCGGTGCCCTGAAGGATCTCGCGGCGACCGAGCTCGGCGCGAGAGTCGTCCGGGAAGCCCTCGTCCGGGCCCATCTCCCCGCCGAGAGGGTCGACGAGGTCATCATGGGGAACGTGGTGAGCGCCGGGCTCGGGCAAAACCCTGCCCGACAAGCGGCGCTCGGCGCGGGACTTCCACCCGCGGTCGGGGCGCTCACGATCAATAAAGTCTGTGGCTCCGGGCTGAAAGCCGTCATGCTGGCCCGTCAGGCCATCGTCGCCGGGGACGCCGAGATCGTGGTGGCAGGCGGAATGGAATCCATGTCGAGAGGACCCTATCTCGTGCCCCGTCTTCGGGAAGGACTGCGCCTCGGCCACGGAGAGCTCCTGGACTCGGTGATAAACGACGGGCTCTGGGACGTCTACAACGATTTCCACATGGGCTTGACGGGGGAGAAGGTCGCGGAAAAGTACGGAGTTTCTCGGGGAGAGATGGATGCCTACGCGGCCGAGAGCCATCGGCGAGCGGCTGCGGCCACTTCGGCCGGCAAGTTCAAAAAAGAGATTCTGCCCCTTCAGA of Vicinamibacteria bacterium contains these proteins:
- a CDS encoding acetyl-CoA C-acetyltransferase, with the translated sequence MRETFIVSSVRTPTGKFLGALKDLAATELGARVVREALVRAHLPAERVDEVIMGNVVSAGLGQNPARQAALGAGLPPAVGALTINKVCGSGLKAVMLARQAIVAGDAEIVVAGGMESMSRGPYLVPRLREGLRLGHGELLDSVINDGLWDVYNDFHMGLTGEKVAEKYGVSRGEMDAYAAESHRRAAAATSAGKFKKEILPLQIPRRKGDPVVVDRDEPIRADTTAEGLSKLKPVFKTDGTVTAGNAPGMNDGAAALVVASEEAVGRYGLKPVARIIGQAISGLDPEWVMMTPVPAIKKIFEKTGWSANGVDLFEINEAFAVQACAVTRELSLDPAKTNVHGGAVALGHPIGASGARILTTLLHALEDRGGRRGVASLCLGGGNGVALAVELVR
- a CDS encoding DUF721 domain-containing protein; amino-acid sequence: MPRSYSLLADVMARVIPGDAKDRIYGIGLVQRRWKYAVGAELARRSEPDSLSEGVLTVRVTDPAWGRMLMKLGKRIVPRLNQALGIRLVRRINFKTVRRLEQAPVSPGPSSPRSVGIVLPVSVAKAADAIEDSELRALVGRTAARYLAFRKNTERRRT